The following coding sequences are from one Plasmodium knowlesi strain H genome assembly, chromosome: 9 window:
- a CDS encoding SICAvar, type I, translating to MTTANSGLLEEWLKNFAIDAAQTSQASQTVDDATAAKKITEEMKKDLNKEFDELGKWLTRPESNEIHKFCHDEVDWGGGGSQYEKVLCEGLAEIKYFMNGVETKKAGKGRSGNDEEAQITKLTNGKAYTRCIVGAVALSEIYGDHCKLKEVVERVQEKVTDGVEDKLRNHLEDQGYGNQLNTCQGITMEQLFIGKSILGSTIKEWTKQKRSMGVNGGWRVGRQWTERWPQVCGGKGKQMNAQYLQGLRKESAQHMTKFLKVGDDNMSSKTTTDGKPTLEEILTEEGYTISQDKLTKVLQVLADNTGSAVTVDPSNLTTLMQTLEAISKESHADVCMKQEGKTFCERLQCAEQYWKLNNNGQNTQKDFWEEQVKVKLSSLITKAVDNGDTGGANCNDPSMNSANKAACEHMAKLLNHMYQNANSGTNKYSDQIIKCALLKEYAKKLKDEAQKKGLCDIGSGLEKAFNESKTIMMSASGQCTAGTNGSNSCFECSWDDNDELKSCTVGSDDVKEKVGPMLNSSEKTNQAGLQQTLIAFNTNNTLCERVKCAMNWYKTNRANGATSSDWEEVWNKVKEDVTSLGTAMSNDADNSADTHCSTLSGKNKEICLLFSGGLKKLYSINDGDAATQSFKRTMMCAALNAYANKIKKEAAEKKNCSIENGINGAFSKIDDIMKEATPPCNDANSLGCFKCTWEKDNFNSCQITTTGNPENVNDKLKKMFEDEEDNTGLKESLDKICLPCLEEKELCNRAECVMGRWKANRNGPSGSDPWEEVKTQLQDLSREIEKNKSSVGSHCVDFKEEEQKAVCELIAAGLKSIYEIKAGQDTGKTTKKDLEDQLFKRTMRCVLLNAFADKLESLPCSQEKKVKDAISKAFKVKNDAIKSESDGCKNDGDKCFTCTRVTNLSSCTIKENGNPSAAETKLQTKIDPMFKEDSLGMKKIEDEALKKICKPCTEGSNGDKCTYVECIANKWKTNRKSSNYDEMKTEMGKVLNELLNHMKNTANWNGLTKYCKDKTWKDGDAHGFANETACKLVAAGLEHISKIQHEYSEMTTTTKGQDLNPYDNQEFKQFISCLALKAIVKEMKEKSIICDIDKGIETAFGKANEIKGEHCKNKKPCIECKWTDDYDECSFDQNQSDKVKDKLDSLLKTQESDVNNILFTITKTGGNNSSSLCRRLQCLTSRVNSSTSKDDFWNKDTGEVANLWQELSQAMTTSGTTEHAECSTVDDKGTTGSGRTPTDPERKACNYLHAGFEKLQQLSKPPTSTVPVAKILDKHPSLKQTVGCFLLHAYAKQMKKEAKCLVESGIRKAFDTAVKNLIGSCKGTEPCVPCLWNEDKYGSCQITTTDTSATTTTEPADKKLENVKPNINNTATTTLTEINKTESLCDYIKCAGPKWFKNNQEKNGGGTPTNKTWCQFWEEGVKNPLEDLFKNIESNGKTNNNGVCEQFGDENPHSVERKACNHITAGLEHINTLSDSGNTSRLLDRAVGCIALNMYVDEIIKLTGNSCPIHEDRVTQMFTEWNNNNTCYRSGANKNVCFKCDRVPTSDFKDCKLSVSETLVDTTTAQGGTCKTDATEVKTKMEGLLFKDNPSKSISKVKSTLSTITDTKSSFCTQLQCAAKQYYAKVKSPGANSSKVSWAEINNVVESELKTLLEYITNDGNWESASGHCNDIGLSPNGDTPGEITAKQKACKLFALGLKHISDIKNKNNNKSDEIPLKQTMMCAALNLYADQLIKKSTNQCPLDNEKLNDAIKHAFQQSKDIMGKGATQCGPSNNGVSSCFVCNREENTFNTCKIGNDKIKDNMTKLLDKEDETNPDNNKEKTLEKINKIETFCTQVQCAIKQHYRAQNGQTLPNGKTPYWDTLSDEIGKELTELLEDMNDSEKQSAAERYCNDNNPPWYKLGHKEKRTNKAACLHFVAGLQHIYNQKKVSVKGQFKGPSFEQTMGCLFLKEYAKQLKDLANEKKKGNSWVHPHCSIEDGINHAFEKSNEIMQATPPCKDTKVPNSCFVCIQNEKYDDCLIGKDKVQDKVESIFQDEPNKNHMQQTLENTVCPILLTDLLTPFLPLAPVSIGLSAMAYYLWKYFGPLGKGGTRFRRSPADIPGPLVQEQVLDHVQQDSSHEYQLVKERKPRSAPTRTKRSGPVNRRTIIEIHFEVLDECQKGDTQLAQKDFLELLVQEFMGSELMEEEQVPKEGVSMESVPMELVPIEEVPSLGSVFMV from the exons ATGACAACAGCAAATAGTGGATTGTTGGAAGAATGGCTGAAGAATTTTGCAATAGATGCGGCGCAGACGTCCCAGGCGTCGCAGACTGTGGATGACGCAACCGCAGCCAAGAAAATTACA gaagaaatgaagaaagattTGAATAAAGAATTCGATGAATTGGGCAAGTGGCTGACGAGGCCGGAATCGAATGAAATACATAAATTCTGTCATGATGAAGTCGATTGGGGGGGCGGAGGAAGTCAATATGAAAAAGTATTGTGCGAAGGTTTGGCCGAAATAAAGTACTTCATGAATGGAGTAGAAACAAAGAAGGCGGGGAAGGGTAGGAGTGGCAATGATGAGGAAGCACAAATTACGAAGCTCACCAATGGCAAAGCTTATACACGGTGTATTGTCGGCGCCGTCGCCCTATCTGAGATTTATGGGGATCATTGTAAATTAAAGGAAGTTGTAGAGAGGGTTCAAGAGAAGGTGACGGACGGAGTGGAGGACAAATTGAGGAATCACTTGGAGGATCAGGGGTACGGGAATCAATTGAACACATGCCAAGGAATTACTATGGAACAACTATTCATTGGTAAATCCATTCTAGGCAGTACAATAAAAGAATGGACGAAACAGAAAAGGAGCATGGGGGTGAATGGCGGTTGGAGGGTAGGAAGGCAGTGGACAGAAAGGTGGCCACAGGTCTgtgggggaaagggaaaacagATGAATGCGCAGTATTTGCAGGGACTGAGGAAAGAGAGTGCTCAGCAtatgacaaaatttttaaaagtgggCGATGATAACATGAGCAGTAAGACAACTACTGATGGAAAACCGACTTTAGAAGAAATATTAACAGAAGAAGGATACACCATCTCTCAAGACAAATTAACTAAAGTACTCCAGGTATTAGCGGACAATACTGGTAGTGCCGTTACTGTGGACCCCTCAAATCTGACGACACTAATGCAGACCTTAGAGGCGATATCGAAGGAATCTCATG CTGATGTATGCATGAAGCAAGAAGGCAAGACATTTTGTGAGCGCTTGCAATGTGCAGAACAATATTGGAAATTGAATAACAACGGGCAGAACACTCAG AAGGACTTCTGGGAAGAACAAGTCAAGGTGAAGCTGAGCAGTCTCATCACTAAGGCGGTAGACAATGGTGACACCGGAGGTGCCAATTGCAACGACCCTTCTATGAATAGTGCAAACAAAGCAGCATGTGAACACATGGCAAAATTGTTGAATCACATGTACCAAAATGCAAATAGTGGTACTAACAAATATTCTgatcaaattataaaatgtgcTCTGTTAAAGgaatatgctaaaaaattaaaggacgaagcacagaaaaaagggcTTTGTGACATAGGAAGTGGTTTGGAGAAAGCTTTCAATGAAAGTAAAACCATTATGATGAGTGCGTCAGGTCAATGCACAGCTGGTACTAATGGttctaattcttgttttgaatgtaGCTGGGACGATAACGACGAGCTTAAAAGTTGCACCGTTGGATCTGACgatgtaaaggaaaaagtgggaCCAATGCTCAACAGCAGCGAAAAGACGAACCAAGCCGGATTACAACAAACCTTGATTGCCTTCAATACGAACAATACCTTATGTGAACGAGTAAAATGTGCCATGAATTGGTATAAGACCAACAGGGCGAATGGGGCGACGAGCAGTGactgg GAGGAAGTATGGAATAAAGTCAAAGAGGATGTCACCTCACTTGGCACCGCCATGTCTAACGATGCAGACAACAGTGCAGACACCCATTGCAGTACCTTAAGCgggaagaacaaagaaaTATGTCTGCTCTTCTCGGGAGGATTGAAGAAGTTGTATAGTATTAATGACGGCGACGCTGCAACCCAATCATTTAAACGAAccatgatgtgcgcagcattAAATGCTTAcgcaaataaaataaagaaagaagcagcggagaaaaagaattgtAGCATAGAGAATGGTATAAATGGGGCCTTTAGTAAAATTGATGATATTATGAAGGAAGCAACACCTCCATGTAACGATGCTAACAGTCTTGGTTGTTTTAAGTGCACATGGGAAAAGGACAACTTTAATAGTTGCCAAATTACCACAACTGGCAACCctgaaaatgtaaatgacaaattgaagaaaatgtttGAGGACGAAGAAGATAACACTGGACTGAAGGaatctttggacaaaatat GTTTACCATGTctagaggagaaggaattatGTAATCGTGCAGAATGTGTTATGGGGAGATGGAAGGCTAATCGGAACGGTCCATCTGGa AGTGACCCTTGGGAAGAAGTTAAAACTCAACTGCAGGACCTCTCTAGGGAGATAGAAAAGAACAAGAGCAGTGTAGGCAGCCACTGTGTGGACTtcaaggaagaagaacagaagGCAGTATGCGAGCTCATTGCTGCAGGTTTAAAGAGTATTTATGAAATTAAGGCAGGTCAGGATACGGGAAAGACCACAAAGAAGGATTTAGAGGACCAATTATTTAAACGTACCATGcgttgtgttttattaaatgctttTGCTGATAAATTAGAATCACTTCCATGTAgtcaagagaaaaaagtaaaggacGCTATAAGTAAAGCATTTAAGGTGAAAAATGATGCTATTAAGAGTGAAAGTGATGGTTGCAAGAATGATGGTGATAAATGTTTTACGTGTACTAGAGTTACGAATCTCTCAAGTTGCacaattaaagaaaatggtAACCCCTCAGCAGCAGAAACGAAGTTACAGACCAAAATTGACCCCATGTTCAAAGAGGACAGTttaggaatgaagaaaattgagGACGAAGCTCTGaagaaaatat GTAAACCATGTACAGAAGGCAGCAATGGTGACAAATGCACTTATGTAGAGTGCATAGCGAATAAGTGGAAGACGAACAGGAAATCATCGAACTAC gatgaaATGAAGACTGAAATGGGCAAGGTTCTGAATGAACTGCTTAACCACATGAAAAACACTGCGAATTGGAATGGTCTTACGAAATATTGCAAAGACAAAACATGGAAAGATGGCGACGCCCATGGCTTCGCTAATGAAACTGCTTGCAAACTTGTTGCAGCAGGGCTGGAACATATATCTAAAATTCAGCATGAATATAGTGAGATGACGACGACCACTAAGGGCCAAGATCTGAACCCCTATGATAACCAAGAGTTTAAACAATTCATTTCTTGCTTAGCGTTAAAAGCTATTgtgaaagaaatgaaagaaaaaagtataattTGTGACATAGACAAAGGTATTGAGACCGCTTTTGGAAAGGCAAACGAAATTAAGGGAGAACAttgcaaaaataagaaacCTTGCATTGAATGTAAATGGACCGACGACTATGATGAGTGCTCCTTTGATCAAAACCAAAGTGACAaagtaaaggacaaattggaTTCATTACTCAAGACGCAAGAAAGCGACGTCAATAACATCCTCTTCACAATAACTAAAACAGGCGGAAACAACAGTTCTTCTTTATGTAGACGTTTACAATGTTTAACATCTCGAGTAAACTCATCTACTAGTAAG GACGACTTCTGGAATAAGGACACTGGCGAAGTCGCCAACTTATGGCAAGAATTGTCACAAGCAATGACCACAAGTGGCACAACTGAGCATGCGGAATGTAGTACAGTGGATGATAAAGGCACCACTGGCTCCGGCAGAACTCCCACTGACCCTGaaaggaaggcatgcaattatttgcatgcggGTTTTGAAAAACTGCAGCAACTTTCAAAGCCCCCAACATCTACAGTCCCTGTCGCCAAAATCTTGGATAAGCACCCATCGTTGaaacaaacagtgggttgtttcttacttcacgcttatgcaaaacaaatgaaaaaagaagctaAATGTTTAGTGGAATCAGGAATAAGAAAAGCTTTCGACACTGCTGTTAAAAATCTTATTGGTAGTTGCAAAGGCACGGAAccttgtgtcccttgccTTTGGAATGAAGACAAATATGGCAGCTGTCAAATTACCACAACTGACACATCtgccaccaccaccacaGAGCCTGCAGATAAGAAAttagaaaatgtaaaaccCAACATTAACAACACCGCAACTACCACTCTAACggaaataaacaaaacagaGTCTTTATGTGACTATATTAAATGCGCcggacccaaatggttcaaaaacaACCAAGAGAAAAATGGTGGTGGTACCCCTACTAAcaagacttgg tgtcaATTTTGGGAGGAAGGCGTCAAAAATCCCCTGGAAGATTTGTTCAAAAACATCGAATCCAATGGAAAGACCAACAATAATGGTGTATGTGAACAATTTGGTGATGAAAATCCACATAGTgtcgaaagaaaagcttgtaatcatatcacagctGGTTTAGAACACATTAACACACTCAGTGATAGTGGTAATACCAGCCGATTGCTCGATAgagcagttggttgtattgctcttaacatgtatgttgatgaaataattaaattgaCGGGGAATAGTTGTCCCATTCATGAGGATAGAGTAACACAAATGTTCACTGAAtggaataataataatacatGTTATCGTAGTGGTgctaataaaaatgtttgttttaaatgtgatAGGGTACCAACCTCCGACTTTAAGGATTGCAAACTAAGTGTTTCCGAAACTTTGGTTGATACAACAACAGCACAAGGTGGAACTTGCAAAACTGACGCAACTGAAGTGAAGACTAAAATGGAAGGTCTCCTCTTCAAGGACAACCCATCCAAATCCATCTCCAAAGTGAAGTCTACCTTATCCACTATCACTGACACGAAATcctctttctgtactcaactccaatgtgcagcaaaacaatacTACGCAAAAGTCAAAAGCCCTGGTGCAAATAGCAGCAAAGTGTCTTGG GCTGAAATAAACAATGTTGTTGAGAGCGAATTAAAGACACTTCTAGAATATATTACGAATGATGGGAATTGGGAATCCGCTTCCGGACACTGCAATGACATCGGTTTGTCGCCGAATGGCGACACACCAGGAGAAATAActgcaaagcaaaaagcttgtaagctttttgctttaggtttaaaacacatttctgatattaaaaacaagaacaacaacaaaagtgATGAGATACCACttaaacaaactatgatgtgcgcagcactcaatctttatgctgatcaattaataaaaaaatcaacaaatCAATGTCCCTtagataatgaaaaattgaatGACGCAATAAAACACGCTTTCCAACAAAGTAAAGACATTATGGGGAAGGGAGCAACTCAATGCGGACCTAGTAATAATGGTGTCAgttcttgttttgtttgcaacAGAGAAGAAAACACTTTTAAcacttgcaaaattggcaatgacaaaataaaggaCAATATGACCAAACTCCTGGACAAGGAAGACGAAACCAACCCTGACaacaacaaggaaaaaacactagaaaaaataaataaaatagaaactttttgtactcaagtccaatgtgcTATCAAACAACACTACCGAGCCCAAAATGGACAAACACttccaaatgggaaaacaCCATATTGG GATACCTTGAGCGATGAGATCGGAAAGGAATTAACGGAACTTCTAGAAGATATGAACGACTCTGAAAAGCAGTCGGCTGCTGAACGATACTGCAATGACAACAATCCCCCATGGTATAAACTTggccataaagaaaaacgaacaaataaagcagcttgtttgcatTTTGTTGCAGGATTGCAGCACATTTATAACCAAAAGAAGGTCTCTGTTAAGGGCCAGTttaagggcccatcgtttgaacaaacgatgggttgtttatttcttaaagagtatgcaaaacaattaaaagatttggcaaatgagaagaaaaagggaaatagttgggtacatccccaTTGCAGCATAGAGGATGGTATAAATCacgcttttgaaaaaagtaatgAAATTATGCAAGCAACACCTCCATGCAAAGATACTAAAGttcctaattcttgttttgtgtgcatacaaAACGAAAAATATGATGATTGCCTCATTGGCAAGGACAAAGTACAGGACAAAGTGGAATCAATCTTCCAAGACGAACCGAACAAAAAccatatgcaacaaacattagagaatacagtctgtcccatccttcttacggatctccttaccccttttcttcctttggctcctgtctctattggcctttctgctatggcttattacctttggaag tattttggtcctcttggtaaaggaggaacacgttttagaagatctcctgctgatattcctggtccattagtacaagaacaagtcctcgatcatgtgcagcaagatagttcacatgaatatcaattggtgaaggaacgaaaacctcgttctgctccaacgagaacgaaacgttctggtcccgtgaatcgtcgcacgattattgaaattcattttgaagtgttggacgaatgtcaaaaaggggacacacaattggctcagaaggattttctggaacttttggttcaagagttcatgggatccgaattaatggaagaagaacaggttcctaaggaagggGTTTctatggaaagtgttccaatggaacttgttcctattgaagaggttccaagtttaggttccgtgtttatggtttag